A single window of Aspergillus oryzae RIB40 DNA, chromosome 8 DNA harbors:
- a CDS encoding cytochrome P450 (cytochrome P450 CYP3/CYP5/CYP6/CYP9 subfamilies), which produces MLLLLLETLALAYVAWSLVAMEINYRRACAMKIPLVRLCIDPQNLLWVILEPHLWPWLDRLPINWGNFGRYSRRGWYFADRGESHRRYGPIWALVTPKEIYINVADSEAIHDIFQRRTDFIRPVEQYTVLEVYGPCISTANTTDWPRHRKVLATPFNESVMSFVWDESVEQTRQMIDIWASPDLDKISSVAKDTRTLSLNVLAAIGFRKSYPFRSGNGNSHREQSDSVSYRDALQTVLDNAILLMIMPRRLLSLSFAPESWQQLAKAATDFKQHMVRMLDEEVQALNEGKAGSGGLMTSFVRAMNLKQEDARSKGLTTDEIFGNIFVINFAGHDTTANTLSFGLLLLAAYPEVQDWVAEELLLLTNTKGQYADLFPKLNRCRAVMLETLRLYPPIPSLPKWTNDQAQPLKVGDRTIMIPPKVGINPSLLTMHIDPQHWEDPLEWKPSRWITPTKLVRAISIEDEQLITPVRCTYFPWSDGPQNCPGNKFSQVEFVAVIASLFRHHRISPVANAGETFQQTRERVLATTRDVDLQLLLRMKDAERVHLKCRRV; this is translated from the exons ATGCTTCTACTGCTGCTCGAAACTCTGGCCCTGGCCTACGTGGCCTGGAGCTTGGTAGCGATGGAGATCAACTACCGCCGCGCGTGTGCTATGAAAATTCCTCTGGTGCGGCTGTGTATCGACCCCCAGAACCTACTTTGGGTCATTCTCGAGCCCCATCTCTGGCCCTGGCTCGATCGACTTCCTATCAACTGGGGTAATTTTGGTCGCTACTCTCGGCGCGGCTGGTACTTTGCCGACCGAGGCGAGTCGCATCGCCGCTACGGTCCGATCTGGGCGCTGGTCACTCCCAAGGAAATTTACATCAATGTCGCCGACTCAGAAGCAATCCATGACATCTTCCAACGACGGACGGATTTTATTCGCCCCGTGGAACAGTATA CGGTGCTCGAAGTCTATGGACCATGTATCTCCACGGCAAATACAACCGACTGGCCACGTCATCGAAAGGTGCTTGCTACTCCTTTCAACGAGAGTGTGATGTCCTTTGTATGGGATGAAAGTGTGGAGCAGACCCGCCAGATGATTGACATCTGGGCCTCTCCAGACCTCGATAAGATCTCCAGCGTCGCGAAGGATACCCGTACACTATCGTTGAATGTCCTCGCTGCTATAGGATTTCGAAAATCGTATCCTTTTCGCAGTGGTAATGGCAACAGTCACCGGGAGCAAAGTGACTCTGTAAGCTATCGTGATGCCTTGCAGACCGTGCTCGATAATGCCATCTTGCTGATGATTATGCCGCGGCGactcctctctctttcgttTGCTCCGGAATCGTGGCAACAATTGGCCAAAGCCGCGACGGACTTTAAGCAGCACATGGTGCGTATGCTGGACGAGGAGGTACAGGCCTTGAACGAGGGCAAAGCTGGCTCGGGGGGTCTGATGACGTCCTTTGTGCGCGCCATGAATCTCAAGCAGGAGGACGCACGGTCAAAAGGACTGACTACCGACGAGATCTTTGGCAACATATTCGTGATCAACTTTGCGGGACATGATACAACGGCCAATACGCTAAGTTTCGGACTACTTCTTTTGGCCGCGTACCCCGAGGTGCAAGACTGGGTTGCAGAGGAGCTCCTGTTGTTGACAAACACCAAGGGTCAATATGCTGACCTTTTCCCCAAGCTCAATCGCTGCCGCGCTGTCATG CTGGAAACCCTCCGTCTCTACCCCCCGATCCCTTCCTTACCCAAATGGACCAACGACCAGGCCCAACCACTGAAAGTCGGCGATAGAACGATCATGATCCCACCAAAGGTAGGAATCAATCCTAGCCTTCTCACAATGCACATCGATCCTCAGCACTGGGAGGATCCGCTGGAATGGAAACCATCACGATGGATCACGCCCACCAAGTTGGTCAGGGCGATTTCGATCGAAGATGAACAACTCATCACTCCGGTGCGGTGCACGTACTTCCCCTGGTCGGATGGGCCACAGAACTGCCCCGGGAATAAATTCTCGCAGGTGGAGTTTGTCGCGGTCATCGCCAGTCTTTTCCGGCATCACCGGATCAGTCCCGTCGCGAACGCGGGAGAGACGTTCC
- a CDS encoding cytochrome P450 (predicted protein), protein MGRSRSTDWRNSSALFARAKKEFRHKLCALRIAGQDMVMVTTAAQIAAIDKDSPTFAFEPFVDLVYDEIATVSRESKPLLWRTPAEGYKSLFPSAKQMTAAHTGIHLLHKQLTQPDAMHRFMTNSLVHVNNTLQWDSFYNTSVLAATADVKVVSLECLCRDVIIDAQLTSFFGPRILEIEPDIRSFLKAWDSISWKVSYRLPSFLAKHATQLRDHLIEVLVKYYAFPAEERPGSVSFVNDVYDDYKQAGIPDRDIAGIVFTILWGLNSNVNAISYWMIAHLMNNPTVVNEIREEIAPMMRALDSSPTIDGTILADVSKDPLLNSCPIMNSTFNETLRFTATGSSFRETTRDTTMDGRRIPKGTKNIIPQRTQMMHSAAFGPDPETFDCYRFYRNKSLLRKVEFRGFGGGTTLCSGRVVGRHQVLAYLALLFWRYDLEVIGPDQEVLGVRGKGFPRLDEAKPSLGPGKPIDGDDQILRLTRRNV, encoded by the exons ATGGGACGCAGCCGCAGCACTGACTGGAG AAATTCTAGTGCCCTTTTTGCTAGGGCCAAGAAAGAGTTCCGCCACAAACTATGTGCCCTACGTATAGCCGGGCAGGATATGGTGATGGTCACAACGGCTGCACAGATTGCCGCTATTGACAAAGACAGCCCGACATTTGCTTTCGAGCCATTCGTAGATCTCGTCTATGATGAGATCGCCACTGTCTCGCGCGAGAGCAAGCCGCTTTTGTGGAGGACCCCGGCGGAAGGTTATAAATCGCTCTTTCCAAGCGCCAAACAAATGACCGCCGCGCATACAGGAATCCATCTACTACATAAACAGCTCACGCAGCCAGATGCAATGCACCGATTTATGACCAACTCCCTAGTCCATGTGAACAACACACTGCAGTGGGACTCGTTCTACAACACCAGTGTCCTCGCTGCAACAGCAGATGTGAAGGTGGTTTCGCTAGAATGCTTGTGCCGTGATGTGATTATCGACGCCCAGCTAACATCATTTTTTGGCCCTCGCATACTAGAGATAGAGCCCGATATTCGATCGTTCCTTAAAGCATGGGATTCCATTAGCTGGAAGGTCTCATACAGACTCCCGTCCTTTCTAGCCAAGCACGCAACGCAGCTCCGGGACCATCTGATTGAGGTTCTTGTGAAATACTACGCCTTTCCCGCCGAGGAGCGGCCCGGCTCTGTCTCATTCGTTAACGATGTCTATGATGACTATAAGCAAGCCGGGATTCCCGATAGAGACATCGCAGGTATCGTTTTTACGATCCTGTGGGG ACTCAATTCCAATGTCAACGCTATATCATACTGGATGATTGCCCATTTGATGAACAACCCCACAGTGGTGAACGAGATCCGAGAGGAGATCGCGCCCATGATGCGGGCCCTCGACTCCAGCCCTACGATTGATGGAACTATACTGGCAGATGTCTCCAAAGACCCACTACTCAACAGCTGTCCCATCATGAATTCAACGTTCAATGAGACCTTACGCTTCACCGCTACGGGTAGTAGCTTTCGTGAAACCACCCGAGATACGACCATGGACGGTCGCCGCATTCCCAAAGGTACCAAGAATATAATCCCACAGCGGACTCAAATGATGCATAGTGCGGCCTTTGGACCGGATCCTGAAACTTTTGACTGCTACCGATTTTATCGGAACAAGTCGCTCCTGCGGAAGGTGGAGTTTCGCGGGTTTGGCGGCGGCACCACATTGTGCAGCGGGAGAGTTGTGGGAAGGCATCAGGTGCTCGCCTATCTGGCACTTCTCTTTTGGAGATACGATTTGGAGGTAATTGGACCGGATCAAGAAGTGTTGGGTGTGCGAGGGAAAGGCTTCCCAAGGCTTGATGAAGCTAAGCCAAGTCTCGGACCAGGAAAGCCAATAGATGGAGACGATCAGATCCTTAGGCTGACTCGCCGTAACGTGTAG
- a CDS encoding uncharacterized protein (predicted protein) yields the protein MRGIVALSFLSVALGVTADLTESNLHKYPKALALENSFNPIKEAYWTGYPHHRRTPFSVSPDGKSAYVAYLDASETDIHVQQVDVDTFQSTGTSVTVSGGKEDGKQTWKTWLGGPGVHEADGLSASPDLNGDLVYSEQAGLYGAYFVVTDYSGDAAGHYGDSIQYVADNGTLVTITGASSSWGCSHNTGIAFESADEPPFASICAEDQGAIWLNSKTLGMSNDGVKISNENTTNGASGEPMGGMSGSYSALARFAESTRYIFAWVSRGAMDLTENTWMGSGYTHALNRTNNRNVAISLFSDKYTIVGEQATSEVGAEDGDKQINWLTEGANDCSNAHAATFGNNSALVTWEEISDPICDFVAMGCRGQFAGTFFQQVDSTGKRVGSPLKSMDTFVAGDMVTMPDGRICWPYVSMDWDLSQAVYALTSSTTTTMSFACIDLTGDSS from the exons ATGAGAGGGATTGtcgctctttctttcctctctgTGGCGCTGGGCGTCACGGCGGACTTGACTGAATCCAACTTGCACAAATACCCTAAGGCGCTGGCACTCGAAAATTCTTTTAACCCCATCAAAGAGGCTTACTGGACTGGATATCCTCACCATCGACGAACTCCATTTTCGGTTTCTCCCGATGGAAAATCAGCTTACGTTGCCTACCTTGACGCGAGCGAAACAGACATTCATGTGCAGCAAGTGGATGTAGACACGTTTCAATCGACCGGGACGTCGGTTACGGTTTCCGGTGGCAAGGAAG ATGGGAAACAAACGTGGAAGACGTGGCTGGGTGGACCTGGTGTCCACGAGGCTGACGGTCTCTCCGCGTCGCCTGATCTCAATGGCGATCTGGTCTACTCGGAGCAAGCGGGTCTATACGGCGCCTACTTTGTCGTCACCGATTACTCTGGCGACGCAGCCGGACACTATGGTGACAGTATTCAATACGTTGCAGATAATGGAACACTTGTCACAATCACAGGGGCCAGCAGCTCCTGGGGCTGTAGCCATAATACTGGCATCGCTTTCGAGTCGGCCGATGAACCTCCGTTTGCGAGTATCTGCGCAGAAGACCAGGGAGCTATTTGGCTGAATAGTAAAACACTGGGTATGTCAAATGACGGCGTGAAAATCTCCAATGAGAATACCACCAACGGAGCCTCGGGGGAGCCCATGGGGGGCATGTCCGGCAGTTATAGTGCTCTCGCTCGCTTTGCGGAAAGCACTCGGTATATCTTCGCCTGGGTTTCCCGCGGTGCAATGGATCTCACCGAAAATACGTGGATGGGAAGTGGCTACACGCATGCCCTGAATCGCACCAACAATCGTAACGTAGCCATCTCCCTGTTCTCCGATAAATACACCATTGTTGGAGAGCAGGCGACTTCAGAGGTCGGTGCCGAAGATGGCGATAAGCAGATCAATTGGCTGACCGAGGGCGCAAACGACTGTTCGAATGCGCATGCCGCGACGTTCGGAAACAACAGTGCACTGGTGACGTGGGAGGAGATCTCGGATCCAATTTGCGACTTTGTGGCCATGGGATGCCGCGGACAGTTCGCTGGCACATTCTTCCAGCAGGTAGATTCCACTGGAAAACGGGTCGGCAGTCCGTTGAAAAGCATGGATACCTTTGTCGCCGGCGACATGGTGACAATGCCCGATGGTCGGATCTGCTGGCCATATGTGAGCATGGACTGGGATCTATCGCAGGCTGTATATGCATTGACTTCTTCGACCACCACGACCATGAGTTTCGCCTGTATTGATCTCACTGGTGACTCTTCCTAG
- a CDS encoding sugar phosphate isomerase/epimerase family protein (predicted protein), whose protein sequence is MLGNKLAISSLSLGQHPSHLLDHKVEVAASHGFAGIEIVFSDIEVYAREKSLSLSEAASEIQKICETHGIEVVSLAPFENFEGHNSPVEERLQLAAKWIDIAKILKAAYLQVPAQYSSDCTGEEAVIVMELQQLADLARAQQPIIAIAYEPMSWSTHCSTWQSALHIIQRVDRPNFGLCLDTFHELTRLWASPFDPSGKLPNADQNLRESLCDFQDHCPLDKIFYVQLSDGERFDPPFSMSHPWYLEGEAPQFTWSRHARPFPLEAEMGGYMPIPEVARSWIADKGFNGWVSLEIFDRRMREPAFQPETAARRGSYSWRKLQDALSITSHI, encoded by the coding sequence ATGCTAGGCAATAAATTAGCAATCAGCAGCTTGTCATTAGGCCAGCACCCTTCCCACCTCTTAGACCACAAAGTTGAGGTCGCTGCTTCTCATGGTTTTGCGGGCATTGAGATCGTGTTCTCCGACATTGAAGTCTACGCGCGAGAGAAGAGTCTTTCCTTATCGGAGGCAGCATCAGAGATTCAAAAGATATGTGAAACGCACGGGATCGAGGTTGTGTCCCTGGCTCCATTTGAGAACTTCGAAGGGCACAACTCGCCTGTCGAGGAAAGGCTCCAACTTGCTGCGAAGTGGATCGATATTGCGAAAATACTGAAGGCAGCATATCTACAAGTGCCGGCTCAGTATAGCAGTGACTGCACCGGGGAGGAGGCGGTGATCGTAATGGAGTTGCAACAGCTGGCGGATCTTGCCCGTGCCCAACAGCCGATTATCGCTATTGCCTATGAGCCAATGTCATGGTCCACACATTGCTCGACATGGCAAAGTGCTCTACACATTATCCAACGTGTGGATCGACCGAACTTTGGACTTTGTTTAGATACCTTCCATGAGCTCACGAGACTGTGGGCCAGTCCGTTCGATCCATCGGGTAAGCTGCCCAACGCGGACCAGAATCTGCGAGAATCACTATGTGATTTCCAAGATCATTGCCCTCTAGACAAGATCTTCTATGTGCAGCTCTCAGACGGGGAGCGGTTCGATCCTCCCTTTTCAATGTCCCACCCGTGGTATCTCGAAGGCGAGGCGCCACAGTTTACTTGGTCACGCCACGCTCGACCATTCCCCCTGGAGGCCGAGATGGGTGGATACATGCCAATACCAGAAGTCGCAAGGTCCTGGATTGCAGATAAAGGGTTCAATGGCTGGGTGTCTTTGGAAATCTTTGATCGGAGAATGCGGGAGCCTGCGTTTCAACCAGAGACCGCTGCACGGCGCGGCAGCTATTCCTGGCGAAAGCTGCAGGATGCGCTGTCGATTACTAGTCATATTTAG
- a CDS encoding uncharacterized protein (predicted protein), producing the protein MQKLSFDTTPNATFLCGTGTLAIMKEDGYWSDNKKSEYDEKIWDPKRSELPIKELPASTACSSLPQKVKGGKFGIFEKALDFFGDGSFFLVDSPGHLAGNISALFRTRSRDGEPRWIFLAGDCFHPHHFVHYPEAPFGDILIAPSGCIHVDPEAARETIRKISALRESDPSVRVWAAHAGSLEGYWEFSS; encoded by the coding sequence ATGCAGAAATTGTCATTCGACACCACGCCAAATGCAACATTCCTCTGCGGCACGGGAACATTAGCCATCATGAAGGAAGATGGCTACTGGTccgacaacaagaagagcGAGTATGATGAGAAAATTTGGGACCCCAAGCGCTCCGAGCTACCCATCAAAGAGCTCCCGGCCTCGACAGCATGCTCCTCCCTCCCCCAGAAGGTTAAAGGGGGAAAGTTTGGAATATTCGAAAAGGCTTTGGACTTTTTTGGGGACGGAAGCTTTTTCCTGGTCGATTCACCTGGCCATCTTGCTGGAAATATTAGCGCTCTTTTCAGAACTCGTAGCAGGGATGGAGAACCCAGATGGATTTTTCTTGCGGGTGACTGCTTCCACCCTCATCACTTCGTCCACTATCCAGAGGCTCCTTTTGGTGATATTCTTATCGCTCCAAGCGGATGTATCCATGTTGATCCAGAAGCCGCTCGAGAGACTATCCGCAAAATTTCTGCTCTGCGAGAGAGTGATCCGAGTGTTCGAGTGTGGGCGGCTCACGCTGGCTCATTAGAAGGTTACTGGGAGTTTTCAAGTTAG
- a CDS encoding cupin domain-containing protein (predicted protein), with product MENLFPHPRRIVTGHDNDGKAIVVADSLIPCEPTRINCNFAVLYETHQFPEVNDQWIDPTRTRTPDLANQKGVVLRVVDFPPRTKTMFHRTESLDFGILHAGEITCHLDGDERIDMKPGDVCVQRGTIHGWTNYSDAPARVFFVLTGTFCILLFRPDQMD from the exons ATGGAGAACCTTTTCCCACACCCGCGACGTATTGTCACAGGCCATGACAATGATGGAAAAGCCATTGTCGTAGCCGACAGTTTGATTCCCTGCGAGCCAACCAGAATCAACTGCAACTTCGCCGTTCTCTACGAGACGCATCAGTTTCCTGAAGTGAATGACCAATGGATTGACCCAACCAGGACCCGTACACCGGACCTAGCCAACCAAAAAGGGGTTGTCTTGCGTGTGGTGGACTTTCCACCACGTACAAAAACG ATGTTTCATCGAACCGAATCTCTCGATTTTGGCATCTTGCATGCAGGAGAAATTACATG CCACCTTGACGGGGACGAGCGCATTGACATGAAGCCCGGGGACGTCTGCGTCCAGAGGGGAACCATACACGGATGGACAAACTACTCGGACGCACCGGCACGAGTGTTTTTTGTATTGACCGGTACGTTCTGCATCCTTTTATTCCGGCCTGATCAAATGGACTGA